The Deinococcus detaillensis DNA window GGGCGGGCGTTTTCAAGTAGCGGCTGGCGGAGCTCAGAACAGCTTACGTCCGCATCAAGTGCGGCATAACCAAGGTGGACAACTCCTCGGCGTCGATGTTGCGTTTGGCGTCGATGTGCAGCAGCGGCAAGCGGGCGCTGCGAAAAGCCAGCGTCACCAGTTCGGTGTTCGCGGCAGGCAATGAGCTGCGGGGCTGCACCTCAGCGCCGTAAGCTCGCCCCACCAGCATCAGGCCCAGAACAGGGCGAAATTCCGGCGTTTCGACCACCAAAAACCCCACCGTTTGGTCACGCAAAATGCTGAGCGTCGGCGATGAAGATTCACCGATTTCCTGAAAGACCTGGCCCAGACGAATATTCGGGAAGACTTTGTACGAGCTGCCCGCCAAAGTGGCCAGCAATTCGGCGTAGAGGTTGCTTTCGCCCGTCCCAAACAAATGCTGACGGGTTTTGATCGGTAAGGCGTCGTCCGGCGAAAAAGATGAATCGAAGCCGGAATGCAGCCGAAACTGCGGCGGCAATTCCAACTCGTCCTGGTCAGCGCCGTTTACCGCCTCTGCACCCCTTCCGTCTGCGCCGCCTGCCCATCTCAGGCCCACATTCTGCTTGAACCACAGAAGCAGCCCAGTCAGCACAGCGGCGGTCAGAATCAGTAAGAAAGCGGTCATAGCTTTGAACGTAGCGTAGTGCTTCTCACAAATTACTTGCAAGTTGGCTTAGTACCCCCATTCAGACAGGGTTATACCCCCATTTGGTCGCTCGGTGGCCGCGTCCCTTTCTGTGCAAGCAAGCGCCAGCCCAGTCCGCCAACTCAAAGCGGATAGCTCCCCCACAAAATCAGCCACCACAGGTGCAGGCAGCCATCACCCATTTTCAGCTGCTCAGACTTCGCCTCAACCGTCCTGCCTACAAAGCAACCCGGGCGCTTCTCAAACTGGTGGAGGGACTAGAATGGCTTCATGCAGCTCCTGAGCGTCAACATCGGCCAGCCCGAACCCATTGCCGCCAAAGACGGTCAAAGTGGCATTTTCAAGCGCCCCACCGCGCAGCCGGTGCACATCGGGCGTTTGGGCTTGGCGGGCGACCATATCCAAGACACCAAGCATCACGGCGGCCCCGACCAAGCGGTGTACGTCTACACCCAGCCGGATTATGAGCATTGGGCGGCGCTGCTCAGCACCGAACTGGCGGCTGGCACCTTCGGCGAAAACCTGCTGATCTCGGAACTCGAATCCGCTTCCCTGCCGATCGGCACGCGGCTGAGGGTCGGCGCGGCGCTGCTGGAAATCACCTCGGCGCGAATTCCCTGCGGCACGCTGGCCGCCCGCATGGATGACCCCAAATTCGTCAAGACCTTCCGGCGGGTGCGCCGCCCCGGGTTTTATGCCCGCGTGCTGGAAGAAGGCGCAGTTTCGGCGGGTGACGCGGTGACGCTGGAGCGCCAGCTGCCTGGAGACGCACCGAACGTGCTGGACGCCTTTGAGTTTTTTTATGCCAAAGCGCCGACCCGCCCGCAGATGGAGCGGCTGCTAAGCGCTCCCATCCACCACAAAATGCGCTCGGAATTGGAGACGCGCCTCGCCAAACTCTAGCCAGACTCGCTCAACGCCAGCCGTGCTAGCCTGCTCGGTGCATGAGCGGCGCAAACACTCCGGTGAACAATCAGGGCAAGGCCCAGCCACCCGAACTCTTTGGAACGGTGGTGGTGGCGGGCGTGGGTCTGATCGGCGGCAGCGTGGCGCTGGGCCTGCGCGAGCGGCTGCTGACGCGCCACATCATCGGGCTAGACGCCAGCGCCGCCGCACTTGAAGAAGCGCTGGCCCTGGGCGTGATCGACGAAGCGCGGACTTCGGTGGGCGAGTGGCTGAGGGCTGCCGACTTGGTGGTGCTGGCCGTGCCGGTCAAAGCGCTGGTACCGATGGCTCAGGCTCTCGCGCCGCACCTATCGCCCAGCGCCCTGATTACCGATGTGGGCAGCGTCAAAACGAGCATCGCCGCCGCGTTTGAAGCGCTTAGTGTGCGCAACTTCGTGCCGGGGCACCCGATGACCGGCTCGGAGCGCGGCGGGGTGTCCAACGCTTCGGCGGCGCTCCTGGAAAATGCCGTGTGGGTGCTGACGCCCACCGAGCGCACCCCGCTGACCGCTCTGTCGAGAATGCGCCGCCTGGTCGAGCAGCTCGGCGCGGCTCCTTTGGTGATGCCGCCGGACGCCCACGACAGCTTGGTGGCCACCGTCTCACATTTGCCGTATCTGGCCAGCTTGGCGCTGACGCATATGGTCGCCCGCGATGAGCGGCTGAGCTTACTGGCCGCAGGGGGTTTCCGCGACCTCACCCGCGTGGCCAGTGGCGACCCGCGCATGAGCCGCGACATGGTCGTGGAAAACAAACTGGCTCTCCGTGAAGCGCTGAGCAGTTTTTTGCGCCAGCTCACGCATCTGGCCGAAACGTTGGACGACCCCGAAGAACTGCTGGCCGCCGCCAGCGAAGGCAAGCGCACCCGCGACAACTTGCCGGTGGTCAAGCGCAGCTTACTGCCGCCCAAATACGATTTGGTCGTGGCGGTGCCGGACAAGCCCAACCAGATCGGCGCGATCACCCGCATTCTGGGCGAGGCCAGCATCAACATCAAAGACATCGAGGTGCTGGCCATCCGCGAACATGGCGGGGCGATTCGGCTGGGCCTCGAAGAAGCTGGCGACGTAGACCGGGCCGCCGAACTGCTGCGCGGTGAAGGCTACACGACGCGCAACCGGGGATAAGCCGCCGTTCGGTCAAGACTTGTGGCCTGCGCGGTTTCTACTTTTTATAGAGTGGCCGGGAAAGAAGTTATCTCATAACAGATTGAGCGGAATCCGTATGACAACCCGCTCTCCCCTCTTCTCAGTTCAGCTCCCGCGCTTCTACCGGCACCAAGCCAATGAGCGTCTCTAATCTATCGGTCAGGGTGGCGGCTTCCAAAACTTGCTGGCGCTCCTCGCCGCTGAGGGGCAAAAGAACTGAGGCAAACGATGCCAGCAGCAGCGGCTCTGGCGGAGCGTGGCGCACAATCGCCTCGCGCTCGGCGGGGTGCAGGCGCAGCAAATCGGTGACCAGCCGGTTGGTCAGCGCCCGCTGAATCACGGGGGCTTGGTCGCTGGAATCTTCTTGGAGCGGCAGCAATTCCACCTCGGCGAGCAGATACTCTTCACCTGTCATCAGCGCCTGAATCTGAAAGCGCTCGCCGCCCACCACCGTGATCGAGGACGTGCCGTCTTCGTGTGGAGCCACGTCGCGCAGGTGAGCGAGGGTGCCAATCGCCGAGAGCCGGGATTCCAGCGGGCGCGGGTCTTCGGTGGAGGGCGTCAGGATTTGCAGCATCCCGAACGCCTCGCCGCTGCGCTGAACGCGGGCCAGCAGCGAGCGGTAGCGCTCCTCGAAGACGTAGAGCGGCACCACCTGTCCCGGAAAGAGAACGAATTGAGGGAGCGGAAAGAGGGGGATGACCATGTTGGCTCTATGCTGAACCTCGCTGGGCGTCTCAACTTAACCAGAAGCTACAAAGCACCTCAAAAAGTCCACTGGACAGCACCTACCTGCGCGGCGTTCGAGCGCTCGGCGCGGTCGCACTGCTCCTGTGCGGCCCACCGGCACGGCCTAAACCCGCTATGCTGCATCAACCGTGCCGCCTTCACCTTTCCCATTCAGTTCGCTGGCTGTCGTTCTCAATCCGCAGGCGGGGCGCGGGCTGGCGCTGCGCGAGTGGCCCCGGTTGGAAGCGGCCCTGAATGCTCATACTCTGCCGTGGAGCTGGCTGAGCGCCGCCAGCGCCGAAGACGCCCTGAGCCGCGTGCAGGCGTTACCGCCCGGCGCAGCGGTGCTGGCGGTGGGCGGTGACGGCACGGTGAACCGCTTGCTGCCCGCGCTGGTGGGCACCGGGCGAATGCTGGGTCTGGTGCCTCTGGGAACCGGTAACGACTTTGCGGGGATGTTGGGCCTCAAGCCCGGCGACTTTGACAGCGCCCTGACCCGCCTGAGCCGCCCGCCCCGCGCCGCCGACGTGCTGCGCTGCACCTACGCCGGCGAACAAACCGAGCGCCAAGAATGGTTGCTCAACGGGCTGGGCATGGGATTTGACGCACAGGTGGCGGCGCTGCTGCTCAAAACTCCGGCGCAGCTTCCCGGCTTGGGGCGCTATTTGTGGGCGGCGCTGAGCGCGGTGCGCCGTCTCAAAACCGAAACGGTGGAGGTGCTGCTCGGCGGCCAAACCCTCTACGCTGGCCCGTCGTGCTTGGTCGCGGTGATGAACGGCACGCGCTACGGCGGCGGCTTTATGATTTCGCCGACTTCCGACGTTTTTGATGGGCAGCTCAACGTGGTGCTGGGCACTCAGCTCAGCCGGCCCCGTTTGCTGGCCCTGATGCTCAAAGTGCTGCGGGCCAGCCATTTGAGCGATCCAAGCGTGCGCTCTGGCAGCGGGCAGAGCGTCACGGTGCGCTGGCAAAGCGGTGT harbors:
- a CDS encoding DUF2726 domain-containing protein, with translation MTAFLLILTAAVLTGLLLWFKQNVGLRWAGGADGRGAEAVNGADQDELELPPQFRLHSGFDSSFSPDDALPIKTRQHLFGTGESNLYAELLATLAGSSYKVFPNIRLGQVFQEIGESSSPTLSILRDQTVGFLVVETPEFRPVLGLMLVGRAYGAEVQPRSSLPAANTELVTLAFRSARLPLLHIDAKRNIDAEELSTLVMPHLMRT
- a CDS encoding diacylglycerol/lipid kinase family protein, whose translation is MPPSPFPFSSLAVVLNPQAGRGLALREWPRLEAALNAHTLPWSWLSAASAEDALSRVQALPPGAAVLAVGGDGTVNRLLPALVGTGRMLGLVPLGTGNDFAGMLGLKPGDFDSALTRLSRPPRAADVLRCTYAGEQTERQEWLLNGLGMGFDAQVAALLLKTPAQLPGLGRYLWAALSAVRRLKTETVEVLLGGQTLYAGPSCLVAVMNGTRYGGGFMISPTSDVFDGQLNVVLGTQLSRPRLLALMLKVLRASHLSDPSVRSGSGQSVTVRWQSGVVAHLDGELIGTQRQISVELVAGAVQLLSAPV
- a CDS encoding prephenate dehydrogenase, giving the protein MSGANTPVNNQGKAQPPELFGTVVVAGVGLIGGSVALGLRERLLTRHIIGLDASAAALEEALALGVIDEARTSVGEWLRAADLVVLAVPVKALVPMAQALAPHLSPSALITDVGSVKTSIAAAFEALSVRNFVPGHPMTGSERGGVSNASAALLENAVWVLTPTERTPLTALSRMRRLVEQLGAAPLVMPPDAHDSLVATVSHLPYLASLALTHMVARDERLSLLAAGGFRDLTRVASGDPRMSRDMVVENKLALREALSSFLRQLTHLAETLDDPEELLAAASEGKRTRDNLPVVKRSLLPPKYDLVVAVPDKPNQIGAITRILGEASINIKDIEVLAIREHGGAIRLGLEEAGDVDRAAELLRGEGYTTRNRG
- a CDS encoding MOSC domain-containing protein translates to MQLLSVNIGQPEPIAAKDGQSGIFKRPTAQPVHIGRLGLAGDHIQDTKHHGGPDQAVYVYTQPDYEHWAALLSTELAAGTFGENLLISELESASLPIGTRLRVGAALLEITSARIPCGTLAARMDDPKFVKTFRRVRRPGFYARVLEEGAVSAGDAVTLERQLPGDAPNVLDAFEFFYAKAPTRPQMERLLSAPIHHKMRSELETRLAKL
- a CDS encoding LON peptidase substrate-binding domain-containing protein; the protein is MVIPLFPLPQFVLFPGQVVPLYVFEERYRSLLARVQRSGEAFGMLQILTPSTEDPRPLESRLSAIGTLAHLRDVAPHEDGTSSITVVGGERFQIQALMTGEEYLLAEVELLPLQEDSSDQAPVIQRALTNRLVTDLLRLHPAEREAIVRHAPPEPLLLASFASVLLPLSGEERQQVLEAATLTDRLETLIGLVPVEARELN